The sequence CGCCCCACCAGCCCTGACCCTACCAGCAGTCCTTGGAATGCCCTGGCCCCAGATACGGGGACGGCTCTCCTTGCCtggccctgagccaccagcacagcATGACTCGGGACAGGggtcccagccccttcccctcgGTAGGCCAGCCTCCCCCTGACGCGCAGGTGGCTGTCTACAAGGAGGAGCATTCTGTGTGTGACTTGGTGACCTCTTCCGTCCCTCCAGCCTGGCAGTCGGGGTGGGGTCAGGGACAGAGCCCGGTACAGGCCCGCCCTCAGGCCACAGGCCCGGCTCAGCTCTGGAAGAACCGTAGAGTCAGTGAGGAGTTTGGTCTGGGGAGGAGCCCTGACACCCAGTGGGGACACAGCCACGccgactacacacacacacctaccccCATGTACGCCTCTCGGGCCAAAGCTGTTTGGAAAACAGGGTGACCCTAGCTACGGGGACAGGCCCTAGGGTGAGGATTGCATCAAAGACCCCCAGGCCGAGAGCATGAAGAGCCAGCTGAGCCCGGCCCTTCCCACCTCTCCAGGCTTTCTGGGCTTTTCCTGACGCAGGGCTCTGGGATGGGGCTCCAAGCCATTTCCCCAAGGGCACTCCAATGCCAAGTCCTGCCCAGGGCCAGAAcagccctcctcccccttcttgggGAGCCCGTGAACAGGCCAGAGTGGTCCCACACAGCAGAGTCTCCCCAGCGGGTCCCTGGGACACAGGGAGGGCAGTTCACCGTCCTGCGCGTCAGACCCCTGTGCAAAGGGCAGCTCCTTTCTGAGGGTCCGAGCAGCTGCTCGGTGCTGACCTGGGTCTCGAGAAGAGGAGAGACCGTTGTTTCAGGTGGGTGCGGTCCGGACGCATCCGAGGGACAGACGGTACAGCAGTGACAGGCGATTTGGCCACCCGGAGCAGATCTTGGCTGTCCACGTCCGTTCACGAGCATCAGAGACATCGGTCCAGGGGGAGGGCCCGGGAGAGCGGCTGCCAGTGGCCGGAGATGGCGGTGCGTGTTCCCGGCTCTCCTGCCATCCGCGGAGCCCTCAGGGCCACTGGGCCTTTGATGGGGGCCTCCAGGAGTCTGACCTTGAGGAGTTGGAGGGCTCACGTCAGGGTGTTTGAGGATGCTGGCTGGTTTGGGCTGTGGCTTCTTGGGACACGGTACTCTTCTGGACCAAAGGCAGCAGGACCAGTGTGGCATCTGGGGTGACATTTGTCTCCAGGGGAGGCCTAATGGTTGACCAGGGgggcccgggggacagccaaggGCAGAGATGGTGAACATCAGGAAAGCCCCTGGgcactgcccctcccaccccagctacCTACACGTCAGGAGTTGGGGGACAGCCAAAAACTTGGTGAAAGCCACGTGCGCACTGTGCTGCCCTTGGTAGGCCGACTGGGCTCACCCCCGGGGAGCCTCCTGCAGCGGGGCCTCTGGCCTCCCTCCAGCCTTGGGGCCGCGGGCCCAGGAGACCCTGACTGTGTACAGTGAGCTCGCGGACGCAGAAGGCCTACTGGGATTTGGACCCCgttttctttgtaaatttagTTAAGCAAATCACccccttttttcttaattaaaaaaaaaaaagcatgttttcCCCGATTTCTTAATTGGTGTCTTCAGAGCTAGGACTGGCTGAGGCTAGGGGCTCTCCGGACTGGGTCGGGGACGCACGTGTCTGTCTGCTCACTTCTCGTCACTCCTGAGTTTGAGGGAATCTGATACATGTACCAAaaggcactttcttttttttttttttttttttaaaaacagtgcttCTGTTCTAAGAAATTCAAGTTAAGACAGTGCCTCTCGCTGTCCTTCGGTGCCGGTCAGTTACTGTGGTGGGCGGCGCGCCGCGGGGCGAGACGCGTTCATGCCAGACAGCTCACTGTTgggggggctggggcggggagggacCCCCTAACACACCACTAAAGGACACGTCCGCGGGGAGTCGGGAAGCCCGGCGCCCCCCGCGGGCCGCTCCGCAGGTCAGTCGTCCTCGCCGCCCCCGTACATGTCCGCCAGCTTCTTGAACCTGGGCCCCCACTGGTTCAGGTAGTCGTAGTCTTGGTCCCCGGAGCTGGACGAGTTCAGGGAGCTGACAGAGCCCGCCGTAGAGCCGCTCCCTTCATAGTCGAAGACCAGCAGGGAGTCGTAGGGGGGTGCTGTGGGGTCATTGTCCGCGGCTCGGAGACCCTGGGGTCACAGAGACACAGCGTTAGGGTGGAGAACGCGCCTTCTCGGCCCAGGGCCTGACGGAATGCAGCTTGGAGGGGTGCCCAGGAGCGGAGTTGGGGAAGCAGGCCAGGAAGGTACTGTTATTGGGCCTTGCATACAGAAGGTGGTCAGTAAATGCTCCCGTGTTTAACTGAGGGGCCTCTCGGAGAGCCGAGGAGGGCTGGGGTTTATGGAAAGGGCCGCCTGTTGAAGGCAGCTAACACAGATGCTGGCACCGCCAGGCCAGAACCATGAGGCCGGAGGGCtgaggggggaggggctaggTGCAGCCCCTCCTAAGGGGGCAGAGTCCCTGTTGCTGCGGCACAGAACGGGAGTCTGAGGTGGGCAGAAGCCAGAAATCTCCAGCATTCACTATCCGCATGAACAAAACTGGGGGGCGCGGCAGGTGTTGCTGGAGGCCCCTCTCGCCCCCGCCCCCCATGCGGcctggccctccctccctccctccgcgcccctgcctgctctgccccAGGAGGGTCCCCGCGACCGTGGCGCGGTGCGTGCACCCGGCCCCCACGCCTGGGGGGTGCGCGTTCCTGCCCGCTCTGGGCGGTCCCCGAGCGGTGGCCGGGGTGCCCACGGCGGTCCCTGGCAGCAGGACGCGCGTCGCCGCCCAAACCCTCCCTGGGAAGGGGCGCCCTCGCCGCCCGCGGTAGGCATGGCTCGCTTTTCTTGAAGCCGTATTGAAAACAGGCCTTCGACTCGCGACCGAGTAGGCGTGCGTCTGGGCTTCGACTCCGGTCCGGCCCTGGGGAAGCGCTGTGTCAGGTGTTCAGCTCCTGCGCCCTCGTGGAGCTTTGACCTGCGGCCCGGGGCCAGCGTCCCCGGTCTCCGCCAGACCCGGGGCTCCACCTGCTCGCGTCAGTCCCCTTCAAGTTAGCTTTGCACGCAGTGGGGGCGCGCGTTAGAGACCCGGTAGGGACCTGGGTCTCGGGGCGTGCCTGCACCGCCTCGGTCCCCAGCCCGGGCCTGGAGGGGCCTCCTCGTTGTTGCCCGGCCGCCCCAGCACGGTGCGGCCACGGGACCTCGTCCTCTGCAGGGGGGGCCCTGCGCAGCCCTCCCGCCCCTGTCCTCACGCCGGAGCACCCACCTCGTTGATGAAGTCTCCGATGTCCCCGGGGTGGGGCACCACAGGCCTGACGGGGTACTGGGGCTCGGCGCCCACGGGCCGCTCATCCACACGCCGCACGCCGGGCGCCTTGCTCAGCACGTGCTCCATGGCCTCCGGCTGCTGTAGTTGGCTGAGGTCATAGTCCTGGGGAGTGGCCGGGAAGGAGGGGAGCAGGGGTGTCCTGTTGTGATCAGGCACCCAGCGTGCCCGGCATCCTGGCCCACCATCTGGTCCGCCCTACCCTGATTCGTCCCCGTCAGCCCGGCTGCGAGGCTTGTGTGGGGTCTGTGCCCCGCCGCCCTCGCCAGTCTGATGCCCCCCCCACCGGCGTGCCCCAGCTCCCAAGGTGCGCGTGTTCCTGGGAGCGCCCGCCCCTCTGTCTTCAGGGAGCACGGAGGCTTAGCGGGGTCAGGAGCTGCCCTGAGTCCCCTGACGGCCAGCGCGGACCTGGCGTccagccaggcagccccctgGATTCACCCTCCGGGTGCGCCGTGCGTGGCTGCCAGGTCACCCAACAGCCCCTGCTGGGGCTGAGTTCCGGGGCGGGCGGGAGAGAGGTCGCCCCGGGCCAGCGCGGCGGAAGCGGGTGCAGGGGGCCTCACCTGGTCCTCCTCGCCGCCCCCTTCCTCGTCGTACTTGAGGATGTTGTCGCGGACGTCGTCCTCGGGGTCGATGAGCAGCTGCTTGGTGTGACGTTCCTTCTCCCTGCGCTTCATCCACACGACGAACAGCAGGACCATGGCTGCGGGGGCAGGGCCACGCGGTGAGCAGGGTGCGCATGCGCGTGGGGCGGGGGTGCATACCCGCGGCGGGGCCGTACTCACTGAGCAGGATGACGATGCAGATGAGGATGGCCACGATGGCGCTGGTGCCCAGACCCGCCGCGGCCACGGCGCCGATGGTGGTGCAGTCCCCGTTCTCGTCGCACGGGCACACCTTGACCTTGATGATGGACGTGTTGGACAGCGGGGGGTTTCCAGAGTCGGTGACGATGATGGGGACATCGTACACGCCAGCCTCCAGGTACAGGACGCGCAAGCTCAGCTGGGCATAGTCACCTGGCCCAGAGTGAAAGGACAGGCTTTGTTCAGTCTACAACTGGCACTCCGTTACAGCAAGGCATccgaagggagagacagagtctgATAGCATGACAGTCTATACCTCTTTGgttcatgcacacacatgtgcacacatgcacactcacgtTCGAGCACTCcacaaagtgaaaagacattGGCAATTCAAGGAAAGAGCAATTGCAACTTGTTGGATGAAATCatttccttaatatataaagagttctGCTAaatcaattagaaaaaaagaaaaaccttcccAAAGAAAAATAGGCAAGGTGCTTTCCTGTATTCCCAGAGAAACTAGAAATTGGCGTGACCTTTCTAGATGCAACCTCACAATGCTAGAGAACTTCAGGAGTTGGATGCCCTTTTATACAAAAAGGCTGCATCTAGGGAAGTACCCTGAGGAAAGGCATCGGTTGGGGTCCCATCAGTCAGTGGCCAGGGCAGGAAGCAGTCAGAGACAGGAGTGGCTGGGGCTCTAGGTGTTGATGCTGTGCTCGTTCTGACAGTGGGACCAGGCTGCCTTCATAGCACCCTCCAGGGATGGACTGGCACAtggccaggggccccagcctcaTGGGACCCCATGGGGGGAAAGGGCCCCGTCTCCACAGCTCACTCTTCCATGGGCCATGGGCCCCCTTGAGGTGCGGCACCCCAGGCGTGTCCCATTCTCCTGGAGCGTGAAGCAGACTCACCGTTTAATCGGGTGATGGTCCAGTTTTTCCGCACGGCGGCTGGGACAAAAGGCAGCTCGAAGACATAGGGGCCGATGTTGGGGTCAACATCCGCATCGGCGGCTGTGATGTTGATGGCGTTCAGGCTGGGCTTCTCACAGATCTGTGCCTCCTTGGGCAGCAGCTCCGGGGCATTGTCGTTGATGTCAATGAGATAGATCTGGAGGGTCCCGGTGCCGCTGGCCGGGGGGATCCCTGTGGGACAGACACAGGGTGATCCTAAAGAAGCGGCTCCCCCACGACCTCAGGCACATGATGATGCACATTGAGTGAAGACCCAGCCCCAGTGCCCTGCCCAGGgacagcccccagccccaccaagCCCGATACCCGCAGCTGGATGCCCTCAATCAGGGCATCGTCGGGGGGAGTGCAGGAGTCCAGTAGCCTGCACCCCATTCTGCTGTCCTCTGTGCTTTCTGCTGCTTTGGCCATGGGTTCATTTAAAATCACTCTCTAATCCAGCAGCTCCCCTCCAGCCGGGGCCGGTGCACCTCCTGGCCAGCCTTCAGGACTGGGCTTTAGCAGACCCCGTAGGTCAcggaaggcaggagggaggctggCGGGTGGTTACCAGGCCCTGGCTTTCACTTGCTATGGAATGAACCTTTGTGCAAGTGTTCTTGGTGTTCTTGTGTTCTTGCTCCTGGAGCCTGAGGGCACCGCTGTCCTAGAACCCGCCACAGCAGACCGCCGAAGTCTACCTCAGGACTGTTGCACATGCCGCTTCCTAACTCTGGGACTCCCCTGCTGCCCCTTCTTCCCTTGGCGTGTTCCTTCTGGTCCCAAGGTGAGTGCTTCACAGCCAGGAGCACAGCTATaagcccagcccctccctcccacaccctgttttgttttcttccagaacGTACTCCCTAAAATTATCTGGTTGACTTGTTTCTCATTCATCTCACTGAAGCAAGAGACTGCTGAGTTGTCCCTCAATATCCATTTCCCCCTTTGTCCTTAATAGAAGAAGCAGAGCCCCAGATTttatctgggatcatgactgccCAGCTGTTAGACTACATTTCTCAACAAGCCTTGAGGTGCAGTGCAGTTTCATGGCTAAGTTCTTTGTGAGCTGGGGGTGGATGTTCTTAGAAGGGTAGGAACATGTCCCTGCCTTCCTTGCTCTTCTTCCTATTTGCCAGAATGTGATCGTGATGACTGGAGCAACAGCAGCCATTTTGGGCCATGCCATAACTTGTGGCCAGAGTGAGCCTGGTTTCTCAAACCTGACCCTAGTCCCCCAGGGCTGCCTGTTTCCAGTCTTCTTTTATGTGGGAGAAAATAAGCTGCAATTGTGTTGAAATTTCTATCATTGTTACACAGCTGAACCTAGTTTTAGCTGACACACAGAACCTGGGGACGTCAGCCTTTCAAGGGAGGGACTTATGTCGGGTCTGTCTACTGATGggtggtgcctggcacagagcagctcAGCAGTAGTGAGAGCAGGGTCAGTGTGCTGACTTGGGCCAGGCCCCACTCCCCATCCTTTTGAGGACACTGGATCACTTAATTCTCAcagctctgggggagggggtagggttGTCCCCACTCAgcggaggaggaaactgaggcacagagcagtcaGATCTCTTCCCACCACTAAGTGGTGCTGGGACTTATCCCTGGTTCTAGAcccttctccctcactccctctcccctcctgtgCAGAGTTGGCTGGGTATTTGGGGCTATGGGCCTCACCAGCTTCTGGGTGCCCTGGGTCCAgggaggggtggcctcagggcctgGAGTCCTAGCCCCCActtttggagatgctgtccacaCCCCTTGGAAGGTCCAGTGCTCACGACTCCTCTTTCTGCCCCACATGGGCCCCACTACGGCCACCTCTGCCCGGATCTCCTCACCCCTGCTTGGCTCACTGTCACCCGCGCAGCCCCAGCCTCCTCAGGGCTCCTCATTCTGGCTCGGGGGCCTCACCGTCACCCTCTCCAAGCTCCCCGGGCTTGTGCTGCTGGTGTGCGGCTTCTCACGGTGCCTGCCCAGTCTCTGGGGCCCCTCatgtcccctcccacccccagctctgaCAGAGGGCTGCAGGGGTCACGGGTGGTCAGAGCCACAGGGGGCGGCGTCCCAGGGGCTGCTTAGGGGAAGCCCCCGCCGCAGTGTGTGGTCAGCGTGACGGGGCTGCTCAGGCAACGCGCGGGTGTGGCCGGCTGCCCTCCGTTCACCAGGTGGGGAGCTGAGAAGCGGCTCGGGTCTCGTTCCGCCGAGACAGGGCTGGGCAAACGTCACGCCGCCTCTGCCACCCTGGCTCCCTGGCACCCACGGGGAGCGCCACGCATGAGCGAAGGGGCACGGCTTGGCACCCGCACGTGAGCCTGGTGGTCAGGCAGCGGCTGTGCTCGGACGCCTGTGGAGAGGGCGCCACGGGGCGCGCTAAGGGACGGTAGGGCAGGGCTCTGCGTGCCTGCGTGGCGCCCGCCTCCCCGCTTCCCTCCTCCGGCTTCTCCGGCTGGGGGCGGGCCTCCCTCTGTCTCCCGGCCATGGAGCCCAGGCTCGGGCGCGCCCCCGGCCGTAGCCCCCCGGGGCCCGGGCGCACCGTTGTCAGCCGCCAGGAAGGTGGCCTCGTACACGTTGTTTTTGATGTACAGGGACTCGCGGTCGAGGACGGCGGCCGTGGTGATCTGACCGTTGGTGGTGTTAATGTGCAGCCAGTTCGCTGGGTCCGACAGCTTGGAGTatctgaggagggagcaggtgaGGCGGTGAGGGGGACAGCGGCCCCGAGCCCCGAGCCCCACCCGCTGTGGGGCGCCCGCCTAGACATGGGGAGGTTTCCCTGTGTGGCTTCCCCATCCGACCCTCACAAGGACCCCCGGAGGCAGATGCCCTCCTCGCTCCCTCtctgcagacggggagactgagggaCGGAAGGGGTAGGTGGCCTGCAGCGTCCCAGCTGGTGACCAGCCAGGTCAGAACCAGCCTGACTCGAGAGACGGCTGCAGGTGCTGGAAGGTCTTCCACCTTCTTGGGCGGTGACCACGCAATGCTCGTGGCTGGCTGAGGGCCGGCGGCATCGCCTGGATCCCGTGGGACGGGGGTTCCGGCTGTCCCCaggactggggctcctggggctccctgcctggAGGGACAGCACAGGTCGGGCACTTCCTGGGGTGCAGGTGTCACTGGGCAGGATGGGACTCCTCTGCGTGGGAAGCAAGGGAGCCCAAGGGTGGGAGGGAGCCCCTTCCTGCGGCCCCAGGCCGGACCCACCGCACAGCCTGCTGCATGAACCGGTCAGGGTCCGCCGCCGAAAACGTGGTCAGCACCGTGCCGGCGGGCACACCTTCCTCCAGGCGGATCAGCTTGTGGTTCGAGGGGAAGTAGGGTGCCTCGTTGATGTCCATGACGGAGATGGTCACCCCGGCCGTGGACTGGAAGGACATCTGGACCCCGCcggccaggggcgcctggttggacACCATCACGGTCAGCATGAATGCTCTGTTCAGCTCATAGTCGACTGCCTGGAATGAGAGAGGCCCGCAGGGGtgagcgggcggggggggggctcggAGGCGGAAACCGTGCGTGGGTCACCGGGTCGGCGCCCCCTCCTCCCATGATGCTGGTCCCAAGGGAAGCTGCCTCCAGCCTCCCTTGTCTCTGGCTTCCCATGAGACTTGCCAATGGGAGGAGAGTTTGGGGTAAAGGACCCTCCTGTGCCTTCCCATCGTGTCCTGGTAGGGCCATAGCTGGGCTCCTGGGGCTCCAGCCCCTAGGGGGTGGCACCCCTCCCCAGTGCCAGCTCTCAGCAGGTGCTGCTCCCTCCAGGCTGGTGAGGTCAAGGCCCCATGGCTATTTGTCTCGGAGCCCCTTGCTGGGTGCAGTGGGCAGTCTCTTCTGTTGTTCTAATCCCCCCAGCTTTTGGTAGTTTGCCACAGCAGCCCCGGGGCTCTCCCTCACCAACTCTGtggcttctcttccctctgcacaTGGCTCCTGCAGGAACAGGATTCCCAGTTACACCATTTTGGGGCTCCAGGACCGTGACTGACAAATGCTAGAAGGGGTCTGCCGTCTACCGTAACTCCCAGGAAAAGAAGGGCTTTAGGTGACCAGGGCACAGTGCTTAGATGGTAGGTCCTGATGCGATTGATTTTAAGGACAAGAATCCGTGCAAAGGAATCTTCAGCTCACTTGGCCTTCTCCCTGTGGGCAGTGATGTGGggtttcttactttttaaagctttttatgtATAACGTAGGGTAAAGTAAGTAAACACGTGTGATGTGGTTAGGAAGTAAGATTTTCAGTGTAAGGAACACAAGTATAAAGCCGCCAGAGGGACGTAAAACCCTCCGGAGTTAAGTCTGAAATGAATGACCCTCTGAATCGGCGGAAGGGACGGAGACGGTCAGGGTGGGCCCGTGCTGGGCCGTGCGGCTTCCCGGCTCTGCCCCCGAGAAGACGGGGCTCAACAACAGTGAGCAGCGAACACCTCTGGGGCCGGGAATACAGTTTCTAAGGACCCGTCCTCACTGGAGAGACGGCCTGCAAAGACATCTAGGTCCAAAGGTCTGGACTCTGTGACTGTGTCGCCCTCTGCGGCACAGGGACTTTGTGGACTGATGAAGCTAGGGGTCTTGCAGTGGGAGCCGGCCCGAGATTACCCAGGTGGCCCGACGTAGCATCCGAGGGTGTTTACGAGGGGGCTGGGGTTCTTCGGCAAGGCAGCAGGCAGCATGGGGACCGAGGCAAAGACGGCTctggctctgaggacagaggacCGGCCAACGGAGTCAGGACGTGGCTCGCCAACCTGGAAAAAGCCAGCAATGGAAACACCAGAGCTCCGGGGGGGCGGGGCACAGCCTTGCGCGCTCTCTGGTTTCAGCCCGTTGAAACGGACGGATTTTGGACTCCGACTTCCAGAAGTGCGAGAGGGTCATGTACTGTGTGAAGACACCCAGCTTGACGCGAGTGGTTACAGCAGCCGCCGTAAGCAGAGAGTGACCGCGGACAGCTGCTGGTCTGAATGGACCATTAAAGGCAGCAAAAGAagcttctgcctttctcttggaCTCTGCATTAGTTTCCTGTTACGATTTTGTGGCTTAGAGGGACACAAATTTGTCATCTTGCAGTTCCAGAGGTCAGAGGTAAAAAATCAGCATCCCGGCACCGTGGGGTGTGGGTAGGGCTGGGTCCTCCTCGAGGCTCTGGGAGGCCCCCATGCTCTTGGACCCGCCTCCCCCTGCAGAGCGGCGGCCTGGTCCCTCGGAGGCCCTCTGTGACCTGTGCTTCTTCCCGacggctcccaggaccctgacctcctgcctccctctcccagacACGCTGTGAGCCCACGACCACCCTGGATATCCCGGGGCGACCTCCTGTCTGTCAGAATGCTTACCTGACTCACACTTGCTAAGCGTGTGCCACACAATTCCAGCCAAGGAAGGACAGAATGTTAAAAGCACCATTCTGTACTCGCTAATGAAGACATTTATGTGCATAAGGGTCACCAGTAGACGACAAAACCGGATGGAGACTGATGGCAGAGGGCACATTTGCAGGCACGAAGCATTGTACTCAGACTGCTGGCTGATCACAAGGGGGCAGTCAGTGACGGGAATGATGGGAACTGGCTGTCACCACCTGAGCCCACGGTCCTGGATGACCAGAGTGGGACAACCGGGCACCACGGGCTTCCCGATGCGACCCAGCCCAGCCACAAGGCCCGTTCTCAAGGTCTAATCCCAGGTTACAGAAACTGTGGGAGAGCGAGGAACAAGATTTACCAGGCGGAAGGCATTGGACAGTCCGGCACATGGGGCCTCCCGTTGGCCAGCTGACCTGTGTCTGTGACAGGTCAACACTGTGTGGAATGTTCTGGATTATGAGAGAGTCAAGAGGTGTTGCAACCAACTGCATGATCCCTCTTTGGATCC comes from Neovison vison isolate M4711 chromosome 8, ASM_NN_V1, whole genome shotgun sequence and encodes:
- the CDH4 gene encoding cadherin-4, with the protein product MNGNKVENPIDLYIYVIDMNDNRPEFINQVYNGSVDEGSKPGTYVMTVTANDADDSTTANGMVRYRIVTQTPQSPSQNMFTINSETGDIVTVAAGLDREKVQQYTVIVQATDMEGNLNYGLSNTATAIITVTDVNDNPPEFTASTYVGEVPENQVEVVVANLTVMDRDQPHSPNWNAFYRIISGDPSGHFSVRTDPVTNEGMVTVVKAVDYELNRAFMLTVMVSNQAPLAGGVQMSFQSTAGVTISVMDINEAPYFPSNHKLIRLEEGVPAGTVLTTFSAADPDRFMQQAVRYSKLSDPANWLHINTTNGQITTAAVLDRESLYIKNNVYEATFLAADNGIPPASGTGTLQIYLIDINDNAPELLPKEAQICEKPSLNAINITAADADVDPNIGPYVFELPFVPAAVRKNWTITRLNGDYAQLSLRVLYLEAGVYDVPIIVTDSGNPPLSNTSIIKVKVCPCDENGDCTTIGAVAAAGLGTSAIVAILICIVILLTMVLLFVVWMKRREKERHTKQLLIDPEDDVRDNILKYDEEGGGEEDQDYDLSQLQQPEAMEHVLSKAPGVRRVDERPVGAEPQYPVRPVVPHPGDIGDFINEGLRAADNDPTAPPYDSLLVFDYEGSGSTAGSVSSLNSSSSGDQDYDYLNQWGPRFKKLADMYGGGEDD